A window of Bacteroidota bacterium genomic DNA:
TTTTGGTGAAGCAATTCAATTAATTTATCGTTGTATTGTGAAGAAATAAACCGTTGAATATTGTAAGAACGGTTTTGCAGAAGATTCCATAATGCAGGAAATTTTTTTATTTCATTGTCCACATCAATCGCAATCCAGTCAGCAAGTTTTTTTATTTCCTCGGGAAGATTTTTTAAATCAAATTTATGTTTGGAGGTATTCATAGCTAAAACAGTCACGTCACATCCCTGTAATGAAAATGATTTGGTTAGGTTTATTACAGCAATTGCTCCTCCATCTTTTGCTGGATAGACAAACTTGTTGCATAACTGCAATATCCTCATGTCTTTTTTCGGAAAAGTTTTTGAAACGGTCTCAGGTAGGAATCTGTATCAAGCAAAGCTGAATCTGAAGTTGCTTTGCGCGTGAGAAAAATTCCCAGCGGCAGAATTACTGCAGTAGCCATCCACATTCCTATATAAGGCGGAAGCACTCCTTCTTTCGACATTTTCTCACCTGAAATTGCAATCACCCAGAAGAGAATAAAAATAATTACCGATACTACCACCGGCATTCCCAAACCTCCCTTTCGGATAATTGCGCCCAGCGGTGCGCCCACAAAAAATAAAATGAGGCAGGCGAGAGAGAGCGTAAATTTTTTATGCCATTCAATATTCAGTGAACGAATGGGCTCGTCATAATTTTCTGCATCGTTGAGCGTGTTTTCAATAAAATATTTTTTGCTTCGTGCAATGTTCAGCGCCATGTCAATTACCTGCGCCTTTTCTATGTTAGGGTTTGTACGCGCAGCAATTATCTGCAGCGGAAGCCCGGGAAGATGATTTCGCGCACGCAAGGAATCGGGAGGAGTTGAAACATACTGTGGCGAACCCACGCGCACAACAGTTGAATCGGAAAGCATATCGGAAAAGTTTTTTCTGAAAGCAATAATGCTGTTCTCCTTGTCTTTCTTCAGCGAATCAATGGCTGCTTCGATTTGCTGAAGATTAAGCATGGAGTGATTGGACTTGAAAAGTTCTTCATCGGTGCGCACCAGGCGGAAACCGGATAAATCAAACTTCACCGTTTGCTCTTTGAACGTGCTGCGCACCAGCGGATGGTCGTGTTCGTTTTTAGTATCTGCAGTTTCTTCATAACTTGTTCCGTTAAATAAATCCATTACCAGAAATTGTTTGTCGTCCGACATTTCGAGTTTTCCCGATTCGGCAGTAATCACTTTGTTATTTCCCACTTCATCCGTGTGGTCGTAAATCATAATGCCGCGGCAGGTAATTCCATCGTCTTCTTTTTCTTCAATGCGAATGGTGTAGCCCTCAATGCCGTTGTAAAAAATTCCTTCTTTAATATTCAGTGCCGGCTTCTTCTGCTGAATGTCGAAGATGAGCGAATTCATTTTCAGGTTTACAAACGGAAGAATGTTATTTGAAAAGAAAAACGCTCCCACGCTTATGAGAAAGGCAACCACCACGAGCGGAGACATTATTTTTTGCAGAGACATGCCGGAAGATTTCAGGGCAACGAGTTCGAAATGCTCGCCCAAACCTCCGAACGTCATGAGCGAAGAAAGCAGAATTGCCAGCGGAAGCGAAAGCGGAAACATGGAGAGAATAACATAAAAAAATAATTCCGCCAGCGTGGAGGTGTCAAGACCTTTGCCTACCAAATCATCTACATATTTCCAGAGGAATTGGAGAAAGAGCACGAACACCGCTATGAAAAAAGTCATCAGGAAAGGACCGATGAAAGAAAAAATCATGTGGCGGTGAAGCGTTCTCATGTTACGAATAACGAATGTTTACGAATTTACGAATATACTTACATTCGCACATTAGTTACGATTACTTATCCGAACAATGCTCAACGGAAAAAAAATAATTGTTGTTCTTCCGGCATACAATGCCGAACTCACGCTGAAGAAAACCTACGAGGAAATTCCTTTTGACATAGTAGATGAAGTGGTGCTGGTGGATGATTGCAGCAGCGACAAAACGTTTGAGGTGGCAAAACAAATCGGCATTAAGCATGTAATCCGCCATGAAAAAAACCGCGGCTACGGAGGAAATCAAAAGACGTGCTACGACACCGCTCTATCGCTCGGTGCCGATATTGTGATTATGCTTCATCCCGATTACCAGTACACCCCCAAACTTATTCCTTCCATGTCGCACATCATTGCCAATGATTTATACGATGTGGTGCTCGGCTCGCGCATTCTGGGCAAAGGCGCGCTCAAGGGCGGAATGCCGCTTTATAAATATGTGTTCAACCGGTTTCTCACGCTGAGTGAAAACATATTGGTGAACCAGAAACTTTCGGAATACCACACCGGCTACCGCGCGTTTTCAAAAAAAGTGCTGGAGAAAATTAATTACCATGCCAACTCCGATGATTTTGTTTTCGATAATCAAATCCTCTCGCAGATTATTTATGCCGGCTTTGAAATTGCCGAAGTAACCTGCCCCACCAAATATTTTGAAGAAGCATCGTCCATTAATTTCAGCAGAAGCATGAAGTACGGAATGGGAGTGATGGGGGTTTCTTTTCTTCACTTCTTCTGCAAACTGGGCGTATGCAAATCGGAGATTTACAGCCTGCCTGCCGGCAGGCAGGGATGAGGACATGAAAGGAAGAATGGAAGAGTGGATGAATGGATGAATACAAAAACCCTCCAATCCTATTTCAGCAGCACAATCTTTTTTGTTTTGCTGTCCCGATAGCTATCGGGATTCTTTCCGTTGGTTACTTTGCAGAAATAAATTCCGCTGGGCTGATTGCTTAAATCAATGGTGAGATTCCTCGCTGCGCTCGGAATGACACTTCGTGTCATTTTTTCTCCCAGCACATTGTAAATTTCTATTTTGTATTCATTGCCCATTGCCGGCTGCCCATTGCCGACTTGTATTTGAAACTGCCCGCTCGTGGGATTGGGATAAACAGTGAAATCAAAATCTT
This region includes:
- a CDS encoding LptF/LptG family permease, producing MRTLHRHMIFSFIGPFLMTFFIAVFVLFLQFLWKYVDDLVGKGLDTSTLAELFFYVILSMFPLSLPLAILLSSLMTFGGLGEHFELVALKSSGMSLQKIMSPLVVVAFLISVGAFFFSNNILPFVNLKMNSLIFDIQQKKPALNIKEGIFYNGIEGYTIRIEEKEDDGITCRGIMIYDHTDEVGNNKVITAESGKLEMSDDKQFLVMDLFNGTSYEETADTKNEHDHPLVRSTFKEQTVKFDLSGFRLVRTDEELFKSNHSMLNLQQIEAAIDSLKKDKENSIIAFRKNFSDMLSDSTVVRVGSPQYVSTPPDSLRARNHLPGLPLQIIAARTNPNIEKAQVIDMALNIARSKKYFIENTLNDAENYDEPIRSLNIEWHKKFTLSLACLILFFVGAPLGAIIRKGGLGMPVVVSVIIFILFWVIAISGEKMSKEGVLPPYIGMWMATAVILPLGIFLTRKATSDSALLDTDSYLRPFQKLFRKKT
- a CDS encoding glycosyltransferase family 2 protein codes for the protein MLNGKKIIVVLPAYNAELTLKKTYEEIPFDIVDEVVLVDDCSSDKTFEVAKQIGIKHVIRHEKNRGYGGNQKTCYDTALSLGADIVIMLHPDYQYTPKLIPSMSHIIANDLYDVVLGSRILGKGALKGGMPLYKYVFNRFLTLSENILVNQKLSEYHTGYRAFSKKVLEKINYHANSDDFVFDNQILSQIIYAGFEIAEVTCPTKYFEEASSINFSRSMKYGMGVMGVSFLHFFCKLGVCKSEIYSLPAGRQG